tgttctgtatatgtattattgtattacagttgtaataataaagtcttaattaacattatggttattaaacatattgagatattattattaagtaaattgtagcttTTGGTTGCattatattttgtgatttctcatatctcctttatataacatccatcccttgaaCACTTtaggcctctagcgggtgaggctttttagacagataaacagcagcacagggcagggaagtacagtacagaacCGTGAGTGAGATTgctacccgctaggacagtttattttgaacaagaggggcaaaCATTTACGTAATTTAACctgggagtacaataccgaactgatgcggaccGATAGAAGCAGAGAGGTTGTCTGTGCGcacgatggtgcgaggaaccagatggcaggaaaaaaaattatgttcagtgaaaagtcaaaagaatattgcaatgtatgtaattgtaactatatcagatattattaataaaacacgggaactcattgcatgggcattttttgcctccatattttgaatttctgggatACTTTTTGTTAATTTTGGCCCTGAGTCCCTGTTAATTTCTTTATTagtgcttataactttcttcttccaaaaaattcagaaatattatgtatttttttgtactttgtaattgcgGTGAAAAATAACTGCAGCGAAGttgaataattaatttttaatcaactcaagtaaaagtactattatttatttttacttaaaaaaaaaaaaaaaaaaagtagaaaaatatgaaaaatgtactcaagtactgtaacattACTTCCCACCTCTGGTTTGAACTATCAACAAATTACACTGATTTGTCATTCATTACCTGAGACACAATTCAATATTTAAGCCTTAAAGGGTTTTCTTTAGCGATTGTCTTCTCGTAAATGAGCTGAGTACAATTATCATTGTTTAAATCAGTCAGGTCTTCACAGATTATTAGATCTTTTTAGAATGGACAATTAACATAGTAACCTTATCACACATAAAATAAGAGTCTGATTTTTCTTCTGTAAACAGTGCTGCATAAACTGTTACTTAATTGTAGATTTAATTATATTGCCCTAATTATACAGTCCACAATCCTAAAACATTCAGTAATAATAACATATTAGGGTTAATTTCATATTTAATGTATCACAAGAGTATTAAATCTGTGTATTTTAGTGTGTGTGCATATTGTGAACCTCAGTGTGTGAGTGAtctgtgtatactgtacatatactggATGTGTTCTCTCTCATAGTGGCTGGCGTATGGTGCAGACTCAAATGGCAGTGGCGTCACCATTCTTCTCGAGCTGGTTCGAATTTTTCAGCGGCTCTATGGCGATCCACGAAGCAGAGCTCCGTCAGTGTCTTCTGCTATTTACAAGCTGAAACTGTTTCCCTTAGGAAAAGCATTTATGATGTCAAGAAAAAAATTGGCAGCAATAACATAAACAAGATACAGTGTTGATTAATAGGACAATTGATTTATTTCAGATCAATTGATTTATCATTTTTGGCACTGTACAGCTGTCTGGCTTACTATGGCCTGATTAATgaaataatacatacatttatatcaTGTAAGATTACTATTGTTGATCTTTGACTTTGCCATTGAATTGTATTTAGATACAACCTGCTATTCTCCCTAACTGGTGGTGGTAAATATAACTTCCTTGGCACCAAACATTGGTTGGGGGAAAATATGGACCATGCAGGTATGTGGACTATGCATTCTTATTTGTCACATATTTTACTCCCTGTTTCTTTTGAGATGTGTGTCAGAAATACTGTGTATGGATAATAAATATGAGGCTGTCTCATACTGTTTTGTCAAAGGCAGTTAAACATGTTTGCATAGGTAGTTAAATGCCTTTGAGTTCAATGCACATACAATACACTTTTTCTTATTTATTaagcacacacgtacacacatacCAACCTCTTGTTCCCATTCGCGAATGTTTGGAGAGCTCAGTCTCTTTGATATTGTGGTCTTGTGATTGCTGATTTATAGATAATTCTCATGTTTTCTTGATGATAAGGAAACAATCTCAATTTCTAAAAACTATTCTTTCTAAATAAAATGATGCCCCTTTCAGTCACTTGAAATATTGCATGATAATATCACAGAAACGTATTATCAAACCACACAATAGCCAGTTAAACAGACAAAAGCCAATACCTTGATTGCATTTGTTATGTATGGCTTCTTTGCAGAATCCAGTCTCTTGCATGACAGTGTGGCATTCGTTCTATGTTTGGACTCTCTTGGCACTGGAGATGAGCTTTATCTGCATGTTTCACGACCACCTAAGCCTGGAACCTCTCAGTATGATTTCATTCTGCAGTTGGAGCAGGTTAGGTTGAATTACGTATGGAGTAGACTGTGTATTACTGACATCCTGCTTTGAACCTGATCTGTGATTCTCATTTGGTTCTTCCTACAATCCTATATCTTTTCTGTGTTTCCAGATCATCTCCGCCAGGTTCCCTTGGGTGAGATTTGGAGCTGTCCATAAGAAGATCAACCTGCAGGAAACCACAGTGGCTTGGGAACATGAGCGCTATGGAATGAAAAGGATTCCAGGATTCACTCTGTCGCACATTGAGAACCCCAAATCAGAGCTGCGAGGGTCGATCCTGGACACCATGTGAGCAAAACCCACCCAATCCTACCAAAGTCAAATCACTTTAGAGTTCACTTTGAATTACTTTAGATGTGCAGCTCTGTTACATttcagaatacattttaaaataccccatgaaattgcttgacaagAGCACTTCCTAATTAAAAAGGAAAGTTAGGCGGGACCTATAGAAAGGCTTTTGATTGGACAACAATCTGTTTTGTGCACAGTTTCCAAGGTCATGGAAAACCCTGGAAATATCAGTtcattttcaaatgtgttttccaggcctagaaaagtcatggaaattaataaaccTTAAAAGTTATGAAAAAGTAAATGAGTTTtcatagtgaatatacatttttcaagttCTCTgttctaaaatatataaaatataacctAAATCTTGCTCTTATTACCATGTGTAGAGTAGAACAAATTttcaattaattggtcaaaatggttcacaaattggtctgaaATGGTTTCAAAATGGTTTTAAAAAGAGTTTTGTAGAaatcacaaatgactgaaaaAGTCATCAAGTGCAAAGTGAGTCATTAATATTTCTGCTCCATTTTCTCGAAATAAAAAGACTGTAAATGTtttatgtgtatatctgctaacaGTTAATTGAGTGCACGAGTATTTAGAAGCTGGTAGACTTGAACTAAATGCAAcagcaattttgatttcatggggtcttgaaGTCAAAGATAGATCCACCATTTTTCATCTATATTCAAATGAATTTTTCTTGAGTATGTAGGGCACAGGTGGATATCAGGAAACTCAAGAGGAATGCTGTTATTGTTGCTGAGTCCTTGGCAAGATTCATGTACAATCTTTCAGACAAGGTGAGACAAAATTTGGTGTGTCTAGACAATTTGAACCTTCACGGCAACcttgaaaaaacacaaataaattactaTCCTCTTCATCCATTCTCCCTTAATACATAAACTGTCTTTTTTGTACTATAGGGCTCTCCTAAGGACATTCAGGTGTTCAAGGGCAGCTTGGTAATaatcattattttcttttctttcacacTGTTGTTCATTTTATGCGACTAAACCAATGGCCATAGACTTAGAGTCATAGAGTCAGAGtagtgccatatttaatttttgacaggaatggaAATTAGGCtgagagggatagacttacagtatcTTAAAATGGCATGCACAGTATAGAGATAGTCGATCAAATCTTATTTTCACAACACTGGTGTTTTCTGTCTACTGAAAACTTTTTAGAAAGATGTTTTTCCAATGTTTCATCAGCGGAGTGatcaatattaataaaaaattaaatatggtgctaATCTGATTAAGGTCCATTGTCTTGTTGATGTCATACCCttgcaaaaaagtactgtgggtgccatggtacagtgatggtacttAAAGATTACCATAAGTCACATGGTATCTAAAGTGCTTCAgagaataccatggttttaccatggtagaTGTCCAAATGCCCACTGTAATAACATTGTAAGGTGCGTTCAAACTTAACTTTGTGTCCCAAATGTATCAAAGTTTATGTTTGGTTAAATCTAACCTTCGAATTTGGATAGCAAAAAGATGTTCACCCAACAGAGGATCTAAGCTTCACAAATTGTCCTCTTGGCTGTTtacaaaaaatacacacatcaaaGCTGCATGGTTTGCAATGTTGTGGTAAAGCGGAATAGTAGAATTTTAACGTTTTGCTTTTATTCTTAATTTcacttaataatttattatttatttgaaacagaAGCCctaatatgacatcatatactgCCACCCATTTTCATTGTGGGGtccaaagtaattttgcatgctcaaagaaTACAACTGCAATAATTAAGACTTAAATACTGTATAAGGCACTTTTCACCTtgaaagtgtgtatgtgtatccATGTGTGCTGTGTAGGATATTCAAGACAGTCGTCTGTCTGCGTTAATGGCAATGATGACGTCTGTTCCCCGAGCCATTCAGCTACTGGACAGAGAACCAGAACACATGCTCCTGCTCAACAGCCTGGAACAGGAGTTCAAACACTATCTAAAGCAAGTCCATAGACATACATTCCACCAGGACCGAAGGTACATTCACGCACATAGAGACAAAACACAGACATCTCATAAATAGCCTGTAGCAATACTTCAAAAGCTCCATAGTACGTTTACAGATGCATATTCCACTGGGGCTGCAAATGCACTAACACAGAGAGCTAGAATTATATAATTTTCCTTGCCTGCAGCAAAAGTTCAAACAATGTTTACTAACAAACTTTTTGCAAACAGAAGCTGCCGCCTTACAGCCACCCAAATACACACACTGATATAAACATATTAAGTCTGTGTTTTGTCTGAATTTTATAGGGATCCTGAAATCACATTCTTTGATCAAATGAGTCAACCAATGATGATGTACAGGTGAGTGGGTCATGTCATTGATTGGTTTTAAAGCAAAGCTTGTTTATAAGTCAGCATGAAACGTGTGCACAATTTCCAAATAAAATGGGATATTCAGTGTGAAAAAAATATACTTGACTAtctattgggaattgattggattgtcaAAAGTAGTCTCTGTATGACAAGTGGTTGGAAAAGAAGGACTGTAAATAAGACATTTATGGTAACATCAGACAAAAAAAGGTCATTTTAGAAGTGGAACAAAGTTATTACATCTTGATGATAGATTACAGAgacaatgtttttcttttctttgttataacatgcactgatgaatacGACCAGGAACGtgtattcaaaaaataaaaagggttttgatttcatgttgtctttaaatctTGTTTCGTACCAATTGGATCCAGGCCAAATCTTTACTAATTGTACTTTTTttcagcctgatcttatgaaaattacgttactgtggcattattttttacaaaatgatttttGTAAAATACATACTCGTATCAAGGCAGCTCCGAAGTGAAATTTCCACTTTTTTAAGTTTAATCAACAAAATCtacctccttaccctaaacctaaccgatagtgtcctaaaaagcaaatgtgaaatgaaaaacgcaattgttgAAACAAGCACGTCATTTTTTGGTGCTTCCATGACAACTTCGGCTCATGAGtcaacttgcgtgctcttcaggactcgtaccccagttaTTTGCATTGCAGGTGCaatgctttatcagttgagctactgctcaATTTGATTGCACttcaacaagcttgtaaatgtagttgattatttaATCCAAACATTGAAATGCAAGTCatgtactatagtaaaagtgttttgatgtagtTACCAGGGTGAAAATTGTTTATGATCTGATAATCTGTGTGAAAGTGGAAAAAAAGTtgttgttaatttcaccaggaaactgccgcgatatgtacaacgagccacgtaaaaatcaatTTGCAAAACTGCAGGTATAGtacatgattctatgagaacaGGTTGACTTTTTTAAATTCTCATTTAGGGTGAAGCCTGCTGCCTTTGACCTATTTTTGGGTGGCTGTATAGCTGGATACCTTGGTGTAGTCTACTATGCAATCCAGGTTTGAACTTCATTTGCTTCATTTACAATGTATTAAGACCTTGATTATGTGTACCAAACTAATTAGCGAGCTGGTTTGGGGTTAGTTTTCTCCTCTTGAATGCTAATAATGATGATTACATGCATAGTAGGATATTACATATGAACACTATGTTTGATTTTAGATGTTTGCTTAAATCCTACTGCAAATAGAAAAACGTAAGTAGTTACATTGCTATAATCTGTGGTTTGTTTTTACTAATTTGTTGCTTTAACCATTGTTCTTTGGTTTTAGAACTTTGGGAACGTCTATACAAAATTTAAAGCAACCATGAAAGCCAAGCACCAGTAAACTGGAATAAACTAGAGCCAATACAAAGATGAATGTCAGGCCTTCAGAAGAATAAAAACATGTTTGCTTTTGGAATTTAAAGAGGCTTCCTTGTATATTTTATCATTCCTTTGCAGTTTCTCCTGTTTTTCTATTTTGatatcttttttaaattaaagatcACCACTCTCTTACCATTGCCTACAGTGTTTTTCTTAATCCTTTTTCATCATCCTATATGAATGCAACTGTTTGTTTACACATTGGTCAATGAACACAGATAGAGTTTAAATTAGATCATTACCCGTGAAGTTTGATATGTCCTAAGTAGGAGCGGAACTCATTAATAAGTCATAAACCTCTTAAAAAGAAACTTGATGCCAAGTAAGAGTGAGCAGATCTGTGGTGTACACACAAAGGCAGTCAAATGTGGCACTGGGTCACGTATGTTTAGTGGTATTATGCAAGCACCAAACATCCAAAAGGTAAGAAGCATCATTGTACCTGCTGTATACCTGCTAGAAACCTGTTTCTGCCATGTTTCTTCAAAATGTGGGGCTATTTTTTACACTAATTCAAATAGTTCATTTtcttttaagtaattatttactcataATATGGGTGGAACTGGACAGAAACCTCCCTTGAGATAATTTTCTGGTCATAAATTATGTATTGACCATTTTTTACTGTGGAACCATCTGAGTAACCTGAAAGCTGTCTGGTGCACAAGAGGACAGTGACTGCATTTTGATTTACCTGCATTGGCTCAGCAAAGG
The DNA window shown above is from Myxocyprinus asiaticus isolate MX2 ecotype Aquarium Trade chromosome 40, UBuf_Myxa_2, whole genome shotgun sequence and carries:
- the zgc:109965 gene encoding nicalin-1-like gives rise to the protein MWGVTMILRTSQAAALLLLSSHLLHASALPAASSYEFKAYRMQQYNLHQDKYGCRGAIVVAEARSAVDTSLTRRCVIMKLPDFTTERYMEAKRQNAAALLILLPQNISAVPEDIVQGFMVAESQILHKETLMPVYVVPEDDQLLYMYEEVNKAAATKSASALVRVLRSIVTATAFQILVSNNSPIKPVTDTTIITLEGVLLGAGEDQPTIVITAHYDTFGLAPWLAYGADSNGSGVTILLELVRIFQRLYGDPRSRAPYNLLFSLTGGGKYNFLGTKHWLGENMDHAESSLLHDSVAFVLCLDSLGTGDELYLHVSRPPKPGTSQYDFILQLEQIISARFPWVRFGAVHKKINLQETTVAWEHERYGMKRIPGFTLSHIENPKSELRGSILDTMAQVDIRKLKRNAVIVAESLARFMYNLSDKGSPKDIQVFKGSLDIQDSRLSALMAMMTSVPRAIQLLDREPEHMLLLNSLEQEFKHYLKQVHRHTFHQDRRDPEITFFDQMSQPMMMYRVKPAAFDLFLGGCIAGYLGVVYYAIQNFGNVYTKFKATMKAKHQ